One stretch of Brachyhypopomus gauderio isolate BG-103 chromosome 10, BGAUD_0.2, whole genome shotgun sequence DNA includes these proteins:
- the LOC143525367 gene encoding leucine-rich repeat transmembrane neuronal protein 4-like isoform X1 — protein MGSSLECLHLLLMTSLLLSCSGEKTCPYNCRCEGKIVHCDFASFMDVPENISVTCQGLSLRNNDLHSMLPYQFAHLNQLLWLYLDHNQISFVDSRAFQGIRRLKELILSTNRISQLHNSTFHAVPNLRSLDLSYNKLQELQPGQFHGLRKLQNLHLRSNGLTTIPLRAFIECRSLEFLDLGYNQLRVLMRTTFLGLSRLMELHLEHNQFSRINFFLFPRLTNLRGLYLQWNRIRAVNQGLPWIWHTLQKLDISGNEIQSLDPVVFQCLPNLQVLNLESNKLANVSHETVAAWISLTTINLSGNMWDCGPGICSLVAWLRNFRGTKDTSIICSSPKHLQGEKVLEATRNNIDCEDFEIPQTSVLPHSLVPTTESKPEPTLPSTTPPPPLPPPVSKAPVPPRLAQPLPHPTIPSFSDIDSQSTPPQTPPPSHSLIVTLSPEQENLSFHKVVVGGVALFFSASLILTVVYVSCRRYPGATRLLQQRSVVGRKRRKKSPEPEQNLSSQLQEYYMSYNPAATPEAMDVLANGTSTCTCTISGSRECENEYMCPRPLPRAWIGDVPTIL, from the coding sequence GTTCAAGTTTAGAATGCCTTCACCTACTCCTCATGACCTCTCTCCTGTTGTCCTGCTCGGGAGAGAAAACCTGTCCCTACAACTGCCGCTGCGAGGGTAAAATCGTCCACTGTGACTTTGCATCCTTCATGGATGTCCCAGAGAACATTTCAGTGACTTGCCAAGGCTTGTCTCTGCGCAACAATGACCTGCACTCGATGCTGCCCTATCAGTTTGCTCACCTTAACCAGCTCCTCTGGCTGTACTTGGATCACAACCAAATTTCTTTTGTGGACAGTCGGGCTTTCCAAGGCATACGGCGGCTGAAGGAGTTGATCCTGAGCACCAACAGGATTTCACAACTGCATAACTCAACTTTTCATGCAGTGCCAAACCTCCGCAGTCTGGATCTCTCATACAATAAACTCCAGGAACTACAGCCTGGTCAGTTCCATGGCCTTCGAAAGCTCCAGAATCTCCATTTACGCTCCAATGGACTCACAACAATTCCTTTACGGGCATTTATAGAGTGTAGGAGTTTGGAATTTCTAGACCTTGGATATAATCAACTGCGTGTTCTCATGCGTACCACATTTCTGGGTTTATCTCGGCTTATGGAGCTGCATCTGGAGCATAATCAGTTCTCTCGAATCAACTTCTTTCTCTTTCCACGCCTCACAAACCTACGGGGGCTGTATCTCCAGTGGAATCGTATCCGAGCTGTTAACCAAGGCCTCCCATGGATCTGGCATACCCTGCAGAAACTGGATATCTCTGGTAATGAGATACAGAGTCTGGATCCAGTGGTTTTTCAGTGCCTACCAAACCTTCAGGTTCTTAACTTGGAGTCTAATAAACTGGCAAATGTGTCTCATGAGACTGTGGCAGCTTGGATTTCCTTGACTACGATCAACCTATCTGGTAACAtgtgggactgtggtccaggcaTTTGTTCTCTTGTTGCGTGGCTGAGGAACTTCCGAGGAACTAAGGACACAAGCATAATTTGTAGCAGCCCCAAACATCTTCAAGGGGAAAAGGTTTTGGAGGCAACAAGAAATAACATAGACTGTGAAGATTTTGAAATCCCTCAAACATCAGTTCTTCCTCATAGTCTGGTGCCAACGACTGAAAGTAAACCTGAGCCAACCTTGCCTTCCACAACCCCTCCTCCGCCCTTGCCTCCACCTGTCTCTAAAGCACCTGTCCCTCCACGCCTAGCTCAACCCCTTCCTCACCCTACCATTCCCAGCTTCTCTGACATTGACTCCCAAAGCACCCCTCCGCAAACGCCTCCGCCATCCCACAGCCTGATTGTGACCCTGTCCCCCGAACAGGAGAATTTGTCGTTTCATAAGGTTGTAGTGGGCGGTGtggcactttttttttcagcgtcTCTTATTTTGACAGTGGTCTATGTCTCTTGCAGACGGTATCCTGGTGCGACCAGGTTGCTGCAGCAGCGTTCAGTCGTAGGACGAAAGCGTCGGAAAAAGAGTCCTGAGCCCGAGCAGAACCTGAGCTCACAGCTGCAAGAATATTACATGAGCTACAACCCTGCTGCCACACCAGAAGCTATGGATGTGTTGGCCAATGGGACTAGTACTTGCACCTGTACCATATCAGGCTCCAGGGAATGTGAG
- the LOC143525367 gene encoding uncharacterized protein LOC143525367 isoform X2 translates to MGSSLECLHLLLMTSLLLSCSGEKTCPYNCRCEGKIVHCDFASFMDVPENISVTCQGLSLRNNDLHSMLPYQFAHLNQLLWLYLDHNQISFVDSRAFQGIRRLKELILSTNRISQLHNSTFHAVPNLRSLDLSYNKLQELQPGQFHGLRKLQNLHLRSNGLTTIPLRAFIECRSLEFLDLGYNQLRVLMRTTFLGLSRLMELHLEHNQFSRINFFLFPRLTNLRGLYLQWNRIRAVNQGLPWIWHTLQKLDISGNEIQSLDPVVFQCLPNLQVLNLESNKLANVSHETVAAWISLTTINLSGNMWDCGPGICSLVAWLRNFRGTKDTSIICSSPKHLQGEKVLEATRNNIDCEDFEIPQTSVLPHSLVPTTESKPEPTLPSTTPPPPLPPPVSKAPVPPRLAQPLPHPTIPSFSDIDSQSTPPQTPPPSHSLIVTLSPEQENLSFHKTVSWCDQVAAAAFSRRTKASEKES, encoded by the exons GTTCAAGTTTAGAATGCCTTCACCTACTCCTCATGACCTCTCTCCTGTTGTCCTGCTCGGGAGAGAAAACCTGTCCCTACAACTGCCGCTGCGAGGGTAAAATCGTCCACTGTGACTTTGCATCCTTCATGGATGTCCCAGAGAACATTTCAGTGACTTGCCAAGGCTTGTCTCTGCGCAACAATGACCTGCACTCGATGCTGCCCTATCAGTTTGCTCACCTTAACCAGCTCCTCTGGCTGTACTTGGATCACAACCAAATTTCTTTTGTGGACAGTCGGGCTTTCCAAGGCATACGGCGGCTGAAGGAGTTGATCCTGAGCACCAACAGGATTTCACAACTGCATAACTCAACTTTTCATGCAGTGCCAAACCTCCGCAGTCTGGATCTCTCATACAATAAACTCCAGGAACTACAGCCTGGTCAGTTCCATGGCCTTCGAAAGCTCCAGAATCTCCATTTACGCTCCAATGGACTCACAACAATTCCTTTACGGGCATTTATAGAGTGTAGGAGTTTGGAATTTCTAGACCTTGGATATAATCAACTGCGTGTTCTCATGCGTACCACATTTCTGGGTTTATCTCGGCTTATGGAGCTGCATCTGGAGCATAATCAGTTCTCTCGAATCAACTTCTTTCTCTTTCCACGCCTCACAAACCTACGGGGGCTGTATCTCCAGTGGAATCGTATCCGAGCTGTTAACCAAGGCCTCCCATGGATCTGGCATACCCTGCAGAAACTGGATATCTCTGGTAATGAGATACAGAGTCTGGATCCAGTGGTTTTTCAGTGCCTACCAAACCTTCAGGTTCTTAACTTGGAGTCTAATAAACTGGCAAATGTGTCTCATGAGACTGTGGCAGCTTGGATTTCCTTGACTACGATCAACCTATCTGGTAACAtgtgggactgtggtccaggcaTTTGTTCTCTTGTTGCGTGGCTGAGGAACTTCCGAGGAACTAAGGACACAAGCATAATTTGTAGCAGCCCCAAACATCTTCAAGGGGAAAAGGTTTTGGAGGCAACAAGAAATAACATAGACTGTGAAGATTTTGAAATCCCTCAAACATCAGTTCTTCCTCATAGTCTGGTGCCAACGACTGAAAGTAAACCTGAGCCAACCTTGCCTTCCACAACCCCTCCTCCGCCCTTGCCTCCACCTGTCTCTAAAGCACCTGTCCCTCCACGCCTAGCTCAACCCCTTCCTCACCCTACCATTCCCAGCTTCTCTGACATTGACTCCCAAAGCACCCCTCCGCAAACGCCTCCGCCATCCCACAGCCTGATTGTGACCCTGTCCCCCGAACAGGAGAATTTGTCGTTTCATAAG ACGGTATCCTGGTGCGACCAGGTTGCTGCAGCAGCGTTCAGTCGTAGGACGAAAGCGTCGGAAAAAGAGTCCTGA